In Campylobacter concisus, a single window of DNA contains:
- a CDS encoding fatty-acid--CoA ligase — translation MLIKGLIVFFIVLLLIAICALIYLLLRNRDYSAEIKELALEKEEITIEKLEKLAGDNSLSKNELFELIQIFVGNFSIPAKNNQVMPKEANNYINFIILICSHKNSDAKLISFLDKEAKKKNPSYIVEIEESEKIGIENRKNRR, via the coding sequence ATGCTAATAAAAGGTCTAATAGTTTTCTTTATTGTATTGCTATTAATTGCAATTTGTGCGTTAATCTATTTACTTTTAAGAAATAGAGATTATAGCGCCGAAATAAAGGAGCTTGCATTAGAAAAAGAAGAGATAACAATCGAAAAACTTGAAAAGCTTGCTGGTGATAATAGTTTAAGTAAAAACGAGCTTTTCGAACTTATTCAAATCTTTGTAGGAAATTTTAGTATACCAGCTAAAAATAACCAAGTCATGCCAAAAGAGGCAAATAACTATATAAATTTTATAATTTTAATCTGCTCTCATAAAAATTCTGATGCAAAGCTCATCAGTTTTTTAGACAAAGAAGCTAAAAAGAAAAATCCAAGCTATATTGTCGAGATAGAAGAGAGTGAGAAAATCGGCATAGAAAATCGCAAAAATCGTAGATAA